The nucleotide window TTCCAGTGTGGACTCAGCGTCTGATCCCGACCCCGGGACATGACGTTGTGATCGCCGCTCAACCCGGAGTCAGCCTGACGACGATGGAAGGGTTTGTGTGGAATCAAGTATGGGTCTATCATTTTAAAGGGGCTTCTGTGCGTGAACGCATGGCACGGGCGCGCTATGTATTGGGGTATTTGCAAGAGGAAAGCCAGGGGATTCGCCTCGTATCGGAATTGCCTGGCGAAACTGGGTTTTACCAGAGTTTCCAACTGATCTCCAATACCCTGTTCCTCTCGGCATTTTCTGCCCTGATGCTGGGGACCTTGGCCTACACGGTGACCTTTGTGGATTTTTCCAAAGGCAAGACCACAAATGTGGCACTGCTGCGCTGCCTGGGAGGCAGTCGCATGAGTTCGTGGAGTGTCTACGGGTCCCAGGTGGTGCTGTATGGCGGACTGTCTGTGCTGCTTGCGGGAGGGGTATCCATCGCCATGCATTCCTTGATTCCGCGATGGATGGGACTCGGCGATGCCTCTCCGATTGAAGCGGGTCTGCAGTGGAGGGCACTGGTGCTGGCACTGGGGTTTGGAGGTTGCTTCATGCTGTTGCCAGGAGTGGTGTCGGTGTTGCCGCTACTGGGTTGTGAACCGATTGAAGTGCTGCGTTCGACGAAAGTTCCGGCAAAGCGCAAGGCCTACCGATGGGTGCAGACTATGCTGATCACGCTGACTGCATTGCTTGCGCTGGGATTTTGCCTGTTGATGGTGAACGATACCCGTTTTGCGGTGATTTACCTGATCAGCATGGTCGGGGTGTTTGGCTTGATACTGGCGGGCGTATCGGGACTACGGCTGCTCTTGCGTCGCCTGTTGTCAGGGCGTACCTCCTATGTGATTTCACAGGCATCCGCCAACCTGTTTCGTGCACAAAACCACTATGGATTTACCCTTACATCCATTGCGTTTGGGTTGTTTTTGATCACCTTTCTTGCGGTATTCTTTGAGGCCATCTCCCAGCAGAGCGTTGGTCAGATCGCAGGATATGCAGGGGTGCAGGATAGCCGCATTGATGCTTACCTCGACTGGTTGCAGCGTGTGTTCTTTCTCAACCAGTGGTTGGGTGTGACCCTCATGGTCATTGGCATGCTGGCGATTTTTGTGTTGTTGACCGCCCAGCGGCGCACCCGATTGTACGAGGCCGTCATTTTGAGTACCCTGGGCGCCAGTTCGAGCCAGATCCGGCGAACCATGATCGTCGAGGCAGTGCTGGCTGGACTCATCACCACCGTGCTGGGTCCGATATCGGGGGTGAGTCTGGGATTCCTGATGTTTGGTGGGTATCTGGGCTTGGAGATTGGGGTGCCGTGGCTGTTGATCCTCTGCATGATTCCGATGGTGCTTGCAGTCATGGTGGGAATGGGATCGTTGAATTTAAAGGGCATTATCGGGTATCCTCCGCTTGAAGTCCTGCGCAAACGAAGGCATTTTAGCAATTGGTGAGATCCGATGAGGATTCTTCGACCTGAACCACATTCATGAAAACTCATTCAAGCCATTGGTTTTATTGCATTCTGCTGGTGGCGACG belongs to Puniceicoccaceae bacterium and includes:
- a CDS encoding FtsX-like permease family protein, producing MKWFLKTAFREARHTRIRGIIMLFSMVFGLTVLVSFSALKQGFQESFYGIATVLTGGDLRVEIEGRPTERFRHLLPRLGDEREAYGFVYAAHDNGEVRSDLRYWVVDLNPRPLTDPGTVRDMASPELAKVTLYGTREQLERTTGEQVMLSGGIALSVKQRIEVESGLLPVWTQRLIPTPGHDVVIAAQPGVSLTTMEGFVWNQVWVYHFKGASVRERMARARYVLGYLQEESQGIRLVSELPGETGFYQSFQLISNTLFLSAFSALMLGTLAYTVTFVDFSKGKTTNVALLRCLGGSRMSSWSVYGSQVVLYGGLSVLLAGGVSIAMHSLIPRWMGLGDASPIEAGLQWRALVLALGFGGCFMLLPGVVSVLPLLGCEPIEVLRSTKVPAKRKAYRWVQTMLITLTALLALGFCLLMVNDTRFAVIYLISMVGVFGLILAGVSGLRLLLRRLLSGRTSYVISQASANLFRAQNHYGFTLTSIAFGLFLITFLAVFFEAISQQSVGQIAGYAGVQDSRIDAYLDWLQRVFFLNQWLGVTLMVIGMLAIFVLLTAQRRTRLYEAVILSTLGASSSQIRRTMIVEAVLAGLITTVLGPISGVSLGFLMFGGYLGLEIGVPWLLILCMIPMVLAVMVGMGSLNLKGIIGYPPLEVLRKRRHFSNW